A stretch of the Aphis gossypii isolate Hap1 chromosome 2, ASM2018417v2, whole genome shotgun sequence genome encodes the following:
- the LOC114129924 gene encoding la protein homolog — protein sequence MAASSFKHVTGVWGQECSSSETSSRDLKIIKQLEFYFSDTNLPYDKFLQAQIKHDDGWVPISVLLTFKMLKSITRNSEVIASAVKNAVDSIVEVDETDKKIRRKPKIVAPVPERSLFKEIVERSIYCSGFPRTATVDELLEFAETFGDNVITKTTPMRFKTKTFKGSLYFTFSTKSEAEKFLERKSVEYNGVEIERMWESDFLGNYKHKAYSPFNYE from the coding sequence ATGGCAGCGTCCAGCTTCAAACACGTCACTGGAGTCTGGGGACAGGAATGTTCCAGTTCCGAAACTTCGAGCCGcgatttgaaaattatcaaacaaCTTGAGTTTTATTTTAGCGATACCAATTTGCCATACGACAAATTCCTTCAGGCCCAGATCAAGCATGACGACGGCTGGGTGCCGATCAGCGTGCTGTTGACGTTCAAAATGTTGAAGTCCATCACCAGAAACTCGGAAGTGATCGCGTCAGCCGTCAAGAACGCTGTTGACAGTATCGTGGAAGTCGACGAAACGGACAAAAAGATCAGACGTAAACCAAAAATCGTTGCGCCCGTCCCTGAACGCAGTTTGTTCAAGGAAATTGTCGAACGGTCAATTTACTGCAGCGGTTTCCCGAGGACGGCCACCGTAGATGAACTTTTGGAATTCGCTGAGACCTTTGGTGACAACGTTATTACGAAAACCACTCCTATGAGATTCAAAACCAAAACGTTTAAAGGTTCCCTTTATTTTACGTTCAGCACTAAAAGTGAGGCGGAAAAGTTTTTAGAAAGAAAATCTGTCGAATACAATGGTGTTGAAATAGAGCGTATGTGGGAAAGTGATTTTTTAGGAAATTACAAACACAAAGCTTATAGCccatttaattatgaatag